One Belonocnema kinseyi isolate 2016_QV_RU_SX_M_011 chromosome 6, B_treatae_v1, whole genome shotgun sequence genomic region harbors:
- the LOC117175338 gene encoding fatty acid synthase-like: MSFLDHLSPDGITRSFNDAASGYARSEAIVVLYLQRARNAKRIYVEIKGTRAIMVSSYDRNSVLHATCEFQMEVMKLTLEDRRISGKDVSFVEADKMGIKETDAEEVKAIDKVYN, encoded by the coding sequence ATGTCTTTTTTAGACCATTTATCACCGGATGGGATAACCAGGTCTTTTAACGATGCAGCAAGTGGTTATGCTCGAAGTGAAGCTATTGTTGTTTTGTATCTACAAAGAGCTCGTAATGCAAAACGAATTTATGTAGAGATAAAGGGCACACGCGCAATAATGGTATCATCATATGATCGAAATTCTGTCTTACATGCAACCTGTGAATTTCAAATGGAGGTCATGAAACTGACTCTTGAGGATAGAAGAATTTCCGGAAAAGATGTATCTTTCGTTGAAGCTGATAAAATGGGAATCAAAGAAACTGATGCAGAAGAGGTTAAAGCGATtgataaagtttacaattaa